Below is a genomic region from bacterium.
TACCAAACTTAACGGATGTCTATTAGGCAGCCGTTTTTATTTTGGCAAAACAAAAACCGCCTAATTCGCCAGTTGGCGTAGCGGTTTTTGTCTGGAGCGGGTAGGGGGAATCGAACCCCCATCATCAGTTTGGAAAACTGAGATAATAACCATTATACGATACCCGCATTTTTAATCCGCCAGGCGGCGGATTTTTTGGTCGGGAACCCGGGACTCGAACCCGGAACCTCTCGGTCCCAAACCGAGTGCTCTAGCCAATTGAGCCAGTTCCCGTAGTGGCAGATCGCAGTCCATTCTTCTTCTTGCGAATGGCCGCTGCCAGATACTGAGTAATTCTACTTAATTTTCCGGTTTTTATCAAGTGGCATATTTTCCTCTATGGTGGAGCGGAGGGGAGTTGCATCCCTCAGCCTGGAATTGACGAAAGTCGGTAGGTGTCTTATAATATATCCAGAAATGAATATTTGCGGTTTTAAACAGAATATCTATAAATTGATGCTCAAATAAGCGGGCTTTTGCCAGCTAATATTTGGGCGTTTTTTATTGGAAGTTTTGTTACCTTACCGAAGGGTAAGGAGTATAAAAAATCGAAAGAATTTAGCGAATAACTGTAACAATAGTAACCACAGGGCGTCTTATTAACTGAAGACCTATATAACGAGTTTGCGTACCTCAGTGGACCGGCTCACTTAAACCACAACTTTAAACTCTAGAAAAGGCATTTGCTCCCAGACAGTGCTTTCCTTTTTTATTATCGTTTGCAACAGTCTCAGCCGGCTGCAAGCACGCCGGCCATAGCCAGCAGCGAAGTAAAGGAAGTCATTATTCTGGGCCCGTCCGCCAATAGCGCGGCAGGCCGCTGACCATATATGGTTACTCTATATATTAACCAGCGGCCGCAAAGGTTCAGTATTCTTTTCAATTATTGCCCCTATCTATAAATACACCTTAATAGGCGCCTTAAGACTATAGCGACTCTAGATCGCGATGTCGGGCTCCCTGGTCGAACTATTAGGAAATATGGTTTTAGATAGGACAAGTAATAATCGGTCTTTATATGAATAGGCGAGAACGAACTCTAGAGCGGTCTCGAAACTAACATTAAAGTTCGTCAAAAACTAATTAATATTTTCTGAATTATCATTGATTATCGCAATTGACTAATCAAGACTATAACTCTCTCTTCTGTCCAAATGAACAGCGGTAGAGAATCTTATAGCCCAATTCAGAAAATGGAGTTCTAAATGTCTAATTTATTAAAAAAAGTTGCTGTAAGCGTGTCTACCGTTGCAACAGTTGCTGCTATGGGCTTAATGCCAATGGCTGCAAAAGCTGCTGCTCCTGGTGAAGTCTACAAGACTGGCGATGGTACCGTATGGTTCATCACCTCCGACATGCAAAAGCGACCTTTCACTTCTGCAGGTGCTTTCTTGAGCTACGGCTTCTTGTCGTTCTCTCAAGTTAAAGACGCAGACGCTAGCGTAACTGCTTTGCCTACTGGCGCGTTCATCGCTCCAGCTGACGGTAAAATTTTCTGCGCTACCGAAACTAAGGGAAGTGACGTTAAAGGTGAATGTTCCTTAATCACCGGCGGCCAAAAAGCTGCTTTCACTTCTGCTGCTGTATTCACTGGCCAAGGATTCTCCTTCTCCCGTGCAATCAGCGGTGACTCTTCTTTCTTGAGCAAGACTTCTAACATCGACAGCGCTTCCGCTGGTCACTTACCAGGTGTTCTAGTTAACAACTCTGGTACTGTTCAGATGGTAGTAAGCGGCGGCCTATGGGGTATTCCATCTGTTGATGTGTTTAACTCTTGGGGTTACAGCTTCTCCGATGTAGTTCCAGCTAACGCTGCGGACAAAGCTTTGGCTCAGGTTGGTGTGATCCCTGCTCGTCAGGCTGGTCAGTTAGTACCTTCTGGTACCACCACTCCAACTCCAAGCGGAGCTTACACTGCTTCTGTTGCTTCTGACAGCCCAGCTGCAAGCACTTTAGTAGCAGGTCAAGCTACAGCTAACTTGGCTAACTTCACTGTTAGCGGTAACGGTACTGTAACTTCTTTGAAGTTCAAGCGCACTGGCGTATCTGCTGATGCTACCCTTTCTAACGTTTACTTGTTCGAAGGTAATACTCGTATCACTGATGCTGCTAGCGTTTCTTCTGGTTTCATTACCTTTGCTGGTCTTAACTGGCCAGTAAGTGGCGCTCGTAATGTTTCTGTTCGTTCTGATATTGCTACTGGTACTTCTGGTCAAACAGTTGGTGTTCAGCTAGTAGCAGTTAACGGCACAGACCTTATCGTGATGCCTTCCGGTGCTATTCACACTATTGCTACTGCTACTCTAGCTACTGTAGCCGTAGGTGTTCCTACCTCTACTACTACGACTGATCCAGGTAATGATGTAAATGTATGGCAGTCTGATTTTAGCGTAGGTACTCGCGACGTTGTATTAAACCGCATTGCTCTTCGCCAAATCGAATCCATTAACTCTGCTGATATCCGCAACTTCCGTCTTTATGTAGATGGTGTTCAGGTTTCTGCTGTAGGTAACTTGGATGCTAACGGTTATGTAACCTTTGGTGGCTTCTCTAAGACTCTTACCACTGGTTCTCGCCAAATTAAAGTTTTGGCTGACGTAATTGGTGGTTCTTCTCGAAACATCAAGATGTCTTTGCGAAACAAAGCTGACTTGGGCTTGGTTGACTCTCAATACCAAGTAAACGTAACTGCAACTGGTACCTTCCCTGCACAACCTGCAAGCGCAACCGCAGTAAGCTCTGGTAGCATCACTGTTACTAAAGCTGCTAACTCCCCATCAGGGTCAGTTACTAAGGACGCTTCTAATGTTGTTTTAGGCCGTTGGACCATGACAGCATACGGCGAAGCTATTAAAGTAGAAACTTTAAACTTTGCTATTGATACTAACAATACCGATCAAGACTACACTTTGCGTAACGGTAAAGTAATGGTTAATGGTACACAGGTTGGTAGTACTACTGGCTTAGTCGCTGACGGTGCTGCATCTTCTGCTGCTAGCTTCACTACTAACTTTATGGTTAACCCAGGTACTCCTGTGACCGTAGAATTAGTATCTGACATCTACGACGAAGAAGACACTGGTGCTGAATTGGTAAACGGTAGCACAATCCAAGCTACTATGTTGACCGGTTCTAGCAATGGTACTCGTCAAGTATCTTTGGGTACTGTAAATGTTCCATCTTCTAACATTGCTGCAAACGTAGTAACTGTTGCTGTTGGTTCTTTGAGCATGGCTAAGACTGGCACCTATGGTAACCAGACTTTCGTGTCTCCTACATCTGCGTTCAAGATCGCCTCTTATCAAATCGCTGGTAACAGCACTGAAGACGTAAATGTTCACACTATCGCTGCTGATATTGCAGTAGCTGGTGGTCCTGCTATCACTGATGTTACTGATGTATACTTCAAAATCAATGGTACAACTCAGACATCTGTAAAGCCTACTGTAACCGCTACTGGTAACAGTTGGTCTGTATCTTTCGTAGTCCCTAAGAATGGCACCGTATCTTTGGATATGTATGCCAACTTAAGTGCTGCTTTCGGAACTGCTGATACCGTAGCCGCAACTACTACCGTAACTGGTACAACTGCTAACTCCGGTACTTCAGTAAACACCGGTGCAGTTGCTGGTCAAACCATCACCGCTGGTGCTGGTGCAATCAGCATGGCCTTCGAAAACTCTTCTGGTATTGCTGCTAGATTGTTAACAGATGGCCAGAATGACGTTACAACTGCAGCTTACCGTGTAAGCACCTTGAATGACTCTCAGACTCTTCAGGACTTCACTGTAACTGTAACTTCTGCTACAACAGTTAACACTGTTAAGTTGTATGCAGATGGCGCATTAATTGCTAGCAAGCCTGGTGCTACTTCCGTATCATTTAATGATCTTGGAATCCCGGTACCTGCTAACTCTAGCAAGCTAATCGAAATCAAGCTTGACATTGGTGCTGTAACCAACACTACTGGTCTAGCTACTGTTACTACTTCTATCACTGCCGCTACAGCCGCTCCTGGCTCTACTGGCGTGGAAGCAGCAGTAACCCCATCCGGCACCGGCAATACTATGTATGTCTTTGCTTCCGTACCTGTTATTGCACAAGCTGCATTAACTAACGGTGGTGATGGACAATTGACCAACGGTGTGGTCACTATCGCTAAGTTCACTATGAACGCTAACGGTGGTCCTATCCAATGGAAAGCTATGAACTTAGCTTTGTCTAAGTCTACTGCTATTACTGGTTCTGCGGTGCAGTTGTTCCGTGACGGTTCTTTGGTAGCTACAACAGCTGAAACAATTGCTGCTGGTACTACTGATACTGTTAACATCGTAACTACTAACCCAGAGTCTGTAAGTGGTAGTGTTACTTATGAAGTTCGCGCTACTATTGCTAACGCAGCAGCAGGTAACTTCTTGACTGCAAGCTTCAGTGCCGCTGAATCTGCTCAAGAATCTGCAGCATACGCTAGCGTGGCTGGTTCTAACTTCGTATGGTCCGACGTAGTCGGTGACGCTGATGAAGTTCACTCTGTAACTTCTGATGATTGGCACAATGACTATCTAGTTGTTACTTCTCCAATCTCTTGGACAGTTGACTGGAATAACTAAATTTTAGTTATCTAGGAACACATTCTATAGTTAGTCTGTAGATAAAAAGCCGCCTCGGGGAAACTCGAGGCGGTTTTGATTTTAGTGTATAATATGTAGACTTATAATTAACAATTTGATATGAACAAGAAGACAATATTATCCGCGATTGTGGTCGCTCTAATTTTAGTTGGGATAGGATGTTGGTTTATTTACAGTCGACAAAATAATCAGAACATTGTTACCACAATCGATCGTGATTTTACAGATCAAGAACTCTCAGAGATTGAAACCAAAATTTCTGATTTAAAGTCGAAGGTCGATTCTAATGTTTCTAAAGAAGAAAGATACACAACCCTGCTGGCATTAGGTGCTGAGCAGCACCGCATAGGGCGGCTAGTAGATGCCCGAGAAACATTTACAGCAGCAAGCAAACTTCTCCCAGATAATCCTACTCCAGTGGGTTTGAAATTTATTGTTGAAGAAGCCATGCAAGATTACAAGGCCGCGAAGAAAACCCTAGAAAAGGGTTTAGAGCTAAACCCTACTAGCGGGCTGTTTTGGCAGCAATACATTGAACTTTTGGAAAACCATTTTGAGATAAGCAAAGAGCAGTTGGATAAGTTATACCAGGAAGGTTTGCAGAAAACAAATAATTCTCCCGAACTATTAGAATCTTATAATAGATTTAAATCTTAATTCATTTACCAATAAGACTCCTCGCCATGATTGGTGTTGAGCGTATTTATTACAGCTTTAACATTGGGTTTGTTTTCTTATGAGCTTTTATCTGTAAATGCCTAGAGCAAAATAGTAGATTCCTGTTCGGGTATGGCCTATGTTTCTGGGTTTACAACATCTATCCCTTGGAGGGATGTAAATGATGTGGATCATTTACACATATTGATGTAGGCCTCAATGAAAAGCCAGTTCGCAAGCAGGTTTTATATTTGACAAACCTATCTGGGGTTGGTATTTTGTAGCTGTTTAAGGCTAATCCTGGGAAGCCTTAAGCAAAGCTCATCATTAACGCATACACATATGCCAACACGAAGCGCTAAGCGCAACCATCACGCAGGGCTGCTGGCCGTACTCGAGCTAAGCAGCTAAAAACCAAACCAAATTGGATCCAGATCGAACTTAAGCGTGCGATCCGGCCTCTTATTAATTCCCTTAAGCCAACTATTACCGCGTTGGTTTTTTTGTTGGTTTCTACCCAGCTACAGGGGATAGCCGACAAGGCAAAAACCACGGATCCCTGCCCGGAGCCTAAAACCAGCTTAGTGTCTCCCGCATTGCTGGCGTCGCCGGCTTTGGTACTGGCCGCTCTGGAGGGTACCGGCGAGTCTGCCAAGATGGCCAAACAGCAGGCAATAAGTACAATCAAAGCGGGTTATCGAACTTTGCTAATTACCCGTCACGCCGCTCAGCGCATGGCCGAGCGGGGAGTGAGCCGCGAGGTAATTGCCCTGGCCTTAGAGCGCGGGAAGTTGTTTGCTTACAAGCACGCCCGCGGCGGAGGGTTGATTAAGATCGGCTATTACTTGTCCGACAATGCTTTTACCGGCGCAGCTAAAGGCGTGTTCGTGGCCGTGGATCAGGTTCACGAAAAAGTCGTCACCGTCATCCGCGGCGTTCCTGTCGAGTACATTCGGCGGTTGATTAGGGTTCGGTAATTTATACTTCATTAAATCTTAAAGCTCTCTTGAACATGATTGTGTTAATGTTATTTTGTGGGGGCCCAGCTAGGAGCAAGATAAGGCTTGTCACTCTTGTCTTAGGGGATCGTTACCCCTTGGGTCCACCACGCTTGACATATTGGGAATGGTTGTTTATATTGAATCTAGGTGACAAGCCTTATCAATACCAAATCGTTCTTAGCAAGACTTTAAAACCGCTTTCGCTCTTCGCGAGGCGGTTTTTATTTTGCTTAATTAGTTATAACTAAGGGAGGTTTTTTATAAATGTAACAATTTCTGCGCTGTCGGCGATACACTAGTCAGAAACAAAGGTCGAAGTAAATCAATTAAAGTAAGGAAATTATATGGAAAGAAGCTCAATCTTTACTCAAGTTATTTTAACGATCATATTTGCCACCGGGATTTTATTTGCCGGCGTCTTGCCAACAACTGCGCAAGTAGAAGCGCCCAACACTTGCATGGACCCTGCGTTTTCTTCACGATTCGCACCCGTCTCCAGACAGTGGAACTTCGAGCAGATAGACCACTTTTATAGCAACAACTCCGCCGAAACAGCTCCAGGGTACAAGGAAGAACAGCCGTTGGGTTACCTAATTAACAACGCAGATCAGGTCACTGTACCGCTCTACCGTTATTACAGCGCTGCCCTTACTGATCACTTTTACTCTGTATCAGATGAGGCTCCAGCCGGATACGCCAACGAAGGCATACTAGGTTACGTATTCGTTTCGCACCGGGAGGGGACTGTGCCGATTTATCGTCTCTATCGCCACGAGATGAGCCCGTTGAATGGGGATCACTTGTATACCACTAGCGCTTCCGAGCGAGACTTGGCCGCCCAGTTCGGCTATGTCTACGAAGGCATCGAAGGATATGTATGCCCGATGTAAACCTGCTTGTTTCTTAAGCCCGCCGTGAAAATTTCGCAGCGGGTTTTTGATTTATAACTTATTAAGTAAAACTTGATTTAATTTACTCTTGACTGATTGAGGCCGTTTGCTAACCTGAATATAGATCAATTGGATAATCATGCAACTAAGCAAAGAATATTTCGACTTAAATTTAGAGAAGTTTTTCAGTAAATTCACTCATCTATCTGACGAAGTAACTCATTTGTCTGATAAGGTAACTAATTTATCTGACGAAGTAGCTCATTTAAATGAGCGCTATTTTTCCTTGTCGTTAGATGTAAAGCAAATTATTCAAACATTAGACGAGGTTAATAATCGTGATCTATCGGACAGCAATGCTATGTCGAGCACATTAATGAACCATGAACAACGGCTTAAATATCTGGAGCGTAAAGCTAAAGCGCATCAGCTGAGCAAGGTGAGATAAACCCTCTTTAAAAAAGCGAGGGTTTTTTGATTTGGAAAAATGTACTTTAATGTGCTATAATAATGACATCAAACTGTATTTTGTCGATACAAAGACAAATTTTGAAACAAAAAATTTCGCTTAAACAAAGCAGAAACAAAAATCTAAAAAAATGATTACCGCGGAACTTAACCAGCTCCTGCAAAAGAAGCGTATCGTTTCTAAAACCGACCTAGGAATACTAGAAAAAGAATGGCAAGGCCTTAAGACTCCCATGCAATGGGAGGATTTTTTGGTAGATAAAAAAGCTGTTACCGAAGATCAGTTGTTAAAGGTTAAAAGCGAAGAATTTGGGGTGGAAACAGTCGATTTGCATGACCAGCAGATTACCGAAGCCTTGTTAAATTACGTACCCGAACCCATTGCCCGACGGCATAAGGTGATTAGCTTTGCTAAAAATAAAAATGAACTGAGTCTGGCTATGGTAGACCCCACCGATTTGCAGACTAAGGAGTTCATCAAAAAGAAGACTGGCCTGGATATTAAAGTGTTTCTGATTGGTAAGTCGTCGCTAGATTTTGGCCTGTCTAAATACCACAACAACCTGGAAGGCGAGATTAAGCACATGGTGGCCGAAGGCAAGAAGGACCCAGGTGCGCTGCCAGAACCAGGGGAGCTGAACGACGATTTAAAAAAACAGGCCGAAGAAATTCCGATTGTCCGTGTTGTGGACACCTTATTAGAGTATGCTGTCATCGAAAAAGCTTCCGATATTCATATTGAACCTCAAGAAAACAGCGTGGTGGTGCGCTATCGTATTGATGGCGTCTTGCATGATGTAATGACTCTGCCAAAAGCTATACAGGCGGCTCTCGTAGCGCGCATTAAGGTTTTGGCTAACCTTAAAATTGACGAGCACCGTATGCCTCAGGATGGACGTTATAAGATCGAAAAGGATGGCTATAAATTTAGCTTGCGTATCTCTACAATTCCTATTTTTGACGGAGAAAAAGTGGTGATGCGTTTACTAGACGAATCTAGCCGTGCGTTAAGTTTAGAGGCGCTCGGCTTTTTGCAGTCGCAGTTGGATATTGTAAACCGTAATATTCACAAGCCGCATGGCATGATGCTTATTACCGGACCAACCGGGAGCGGTAAGTCTACTTCGCTGTATGCGATTCTGACAATTTTAAATACCAAGCAGGTAAATATTTCGACTATTGAGGATCCGGTAGAATATCGTATTGCCGGCGCCAACCAAATGCAGGTTAATCCGAAAATCGGTTTGACTTTCGCTATGGGGTTGCGTGCGCTGTTGCGTCAGGATCCGAATATTATCATGATCGGGGAAATTCGCGACCAAGAGACTGCCGAAGAATCCATGCACGCGGCTATGACTGGCCATATCGTGCTTTCTACGCTGCACACCAACTCTGCTTCTGCGGCACCGCCGCGCTTGATCGATATCGGCATAGAACCGTATTTAATCGCATCCACCTTAAATGCGATTATGGCGCAGCGTTTAGTGCGCATGATTTGTCCAGATTGCAAAACCGAAAAACCGGTCGATGCCGATATTGCCAAATCTTTGCAAAAGCAATTCAATTTGGACGCGCTTATGGAAGTTTTGCAAAAACTTGAACTTGCCAATGGTGCTAAGTCTTTCGAAGACCTCAAGTTTTACGAAGGCGCCGGCTGTGAAAAGTGCAACAAGACCGGGTATAAAGGCCGTATCGGTGTTCACGAAATTATGGAAAACACTCCCCAAATAGAAGAACTTATAGTAAAGCGGGCCACCAGTCAGGACATCGAAAAGCAAGCCGTGGCGCAAGGGATGATTACTATGTGGCAGGACGGCTTTATTAAAGCCGTTGCAGGGCAGACCACTATCGAAGAAATTTTGCGTGTTACTAAAGAATAAAATGAGGTTGATCGGCGTGCCGAGCTACTGCTTCGAAGCATTAACAAACATTTGAATGCCTAAATTTTCCTATACTGCAGTTACCAAAGACGGCAAGCGCGAGACCGGCGAAATTGAGGCGGCTAATTTTTTGTCGGCTGGGCATTTGCTAAAGGAGAAGGGGATGATCCCCATGGAGCTGTTGGAGAAATCCAATTTTAAAATCGGTGACTACTTTGCCAATTTTTCTAAAATTGCATTAAAAGACAAAATTGCTTTCATTCAAAATTTGGACCTGCTCCTTAAGTCTGGTGTTGCTGCCCCCCGGGCGATGAAAATTATTTCCAAGCAGACTGCTAATAAAAAGTTTAAGAAGATTATAGACGAATTGGCCGCGCAGGTAGAAGCCGGCAAGTCGATGCACGAATCTATGGCGCAGTACCCCAAAGTATTTTCGCACATCTTTATTAGCATGATCGAAGTAGGCGAGTTGTCGGGAAATCTAGAAAAAAGTTTGGAGTATCTGCGCATCCAGCTGCAGCGCGAGGCGGATCTGAAATCGAAAACCAAGGGCGCCATGATGTATCCGGCCGTGATAGTTTCGGCGATGATTATTATTGGTATCTTGCTGGCAATATTTGTTTTGCCGAAGCTCACCTCCACCTTTAAAGACTTTGATGCAGAGTTGCCTGTTCTTACCCGAGTAGTGGTGAGCGTGAGTGATTTTGCAGCCGCTAATTCGGTTATAGTTTTAGTTCTGATGGTGGCCACGGTTCTGGGGGTTATAATCGGTCTGCGCACTGTACCGGGAAAAAGACTAATGGCCTTTATAGCTTTGAAGTTTCCTATGATCAGCCCGATCGTTAAGAAGATAAACATAGCGCGCTTTGCTCGTATCTTAGGCTCACTGATGAAGTCTGGCATATCTGTGGTACAGGGTTTGCATGTTACCAGCGAAGCGCTGGGTAATGTTTATTACAAAGAGGTTTTGTCTGCCACCGCAGAGGATGTAAAGCTCGGAAAACCGCTTACAGACTCTCTAGCAAAAAACGAGAAATTATTCCCGTTCTTGGTTACTCAAATGATCGCTATTGGCGAGGAAACTGGTAGCCTGGAACAGATTTTGGACCAGCTAGCGGAGCATAACGAAATGGAAATTGATGACACAATGAAGAACATTTCTTCTATTATCGAACCTCTGCTGCTGCTGGTTATCGGGGTGGTGGTCGGCTTTCTGGCGTTGGCGCTTATAATGCCTATCTATAACATCAGCCAGTCTATCGGTTAATTTTGATATAATTTAGAAGACAAACAAACAGCAAAATGCGTTTAAACATCCTGCAAAAAAAGCATCATTATATCGGCCTTCACATTAATAACCACGCTATCAAAGCGTTGCAGTTTGATATTTCTGCAAGCAAAAACTCCGTGCGCGCCTACACCAATGTTCCCATGCCTAAGGGAATGATTGTTAATGATGATTTTACCGATGTTGATGCTCTGGCCGGGTTGATAGAGCGAAGTTTGGACCACCCGCAGCATGGCAGCTTTTCCACTAAGCGTGTCATTGTAGCTCTTCCGGAATCTAAATCTTTTGTGCGTATTATTCCGATGCAGAACATGACCGACAGCGAAATTGGCAATGCGATTCTTTTCGAAGCCGAAAGCTATATACCGCTGCCTATGGATCAGGTTTATTATGACTGGCAGATTTTAGAGCGCAAGCCCACGGGGGTAGAGGTGCTAGTGATTGCTTCACCACGCGCTTATGTTGACCGATACATTACGGTACTGGAAAAAGCCGGCTTGAAGATCGCCGGCATAGAAACCGAAGCGCAGAGCGTGGCCCGCGCCTTGGTGCCGACCAAAATTAAGGAGCCGATTTTGATTGCCGATATTGATGCATTTAAAACCGCTTTGGTAATGGTTCAGGATGGCACCTTGCAATTTACATCTTCTATTCCTATTGCCGGGAACATTTTTACCGAGCGCTTAGCCAAAGCGGCTTCGGTGGCCGCTCCCGAAGCAGAGAAAATTAAGCGCCAGTTCGGATTTTCTAATACAGTAGAGTACCCAAATTTGAAGCTGCAAATGCTGCCGGCGATGGAAGATTTGGCTGCGGAGATTAGAAATATTTTGAAGTTTCATTACGATCATCACGAAACTCATATCGGTACTTTGCTGCTTACGGGTGGCGGGGCTAAGCTGCAGCACATTGGAGAATCATTAGAGCCTTTGTTGGAGCAGTATGCTCCTTTAAAAGTTCTGGTTTCTAATCCGCTAGAGCATATTCCTAATTTGCACGAAAATGCCCTGGGGCCATACGAGGCCCTGAGTTTTGTAACCGCCATCGGCCTGGCATTATGGGAGATAGAATGAAGCATATAAATTTATTGCCCAAGCACAAGCAGACCGAGTTATATTATGAGGATCTGTATCATTCCACCTTAGTCGCTGTAATTATTGGGGTGGTGGTTTTGCTGTTGGGCATCGTCGCTCAGATTTTTGTAATGGTTTACCTTAATAGCACCGAAAGTCGAGTTAGCGCAGAAGTGGAAACCCTCAAGCAGCAAACCGACAAGACAGAAAATGCTGAATTAAAAAAGCAGATCCGTTTGATTAACAATCAGATGGTGGATTTCGAAAAACTGGCCGCGAATTCGCCAAAGTGGTCCAGGGTCGTATCGTCATTTGCCAAGCTTGTGCCGCGCGGAGTAAAAATCAATTCGTTTAAAGCCGACAGTAAAACCGGCAAAGTGGATATTACCGGATTTAGTCCGACCCGTGAATCGGTTATCGAATTGTATAACAACATCAACTCAGACAAGGAGCATTTCAAAGACATCAACTATCCGCTGGAAAATGTTTCTAAGCCTACCGATGTTCAGTTTAACTTCACTTTTTATATAGTAGAAGGAGTATTAATGCCAAAGCCGGAGCCAGTACCGGTTGATCCGGCGGCAGTTCCTGCTGCGCCGGCTGCCGTGCCAGCAGAGTAATTTTTTAATGAGATGCTAAAGTTAAATTCTAGAATAAAACTATTTGGTGTAATGATCCTGTTCGGCATATTTGCCGCACTGATGTTTACCTATGGATATGGAATTTTAGAGAATCGCAATCAAGCCCGCTTGGATGTGGTTAATCAAAAGAACCTCGAGCTGGAGGTTCTTAAAAAGGAACAGCTTACTTACGAGCAGGGTAAAAAGGATATTACCACTCTCACACAAAAGACCTACCCTCCTCAGGATTTGTTTAGCAAAGACACTAAGGTGGTAAAGGAGATAAAGATCTTGGAAGATTTGGCTAAGCGTTACAGCTTAACCTTTACGCTCACTGTTTCTGGCACAACCAAGATGGCCACTAAGGTGACAGGCGTAACAGGGGAATTGTTTTTGATTCCGTATACCGTTACGATCGATGGTGCGTTTAATAATATCCAAAGATATATAGAAGCGGCCGAGCATAGCGCCTTTATCAACGAAGTGCAGCAGGTTTCTATTTCTTCTACCCCCGATAATCGTGCTAGGGGAGTATTTAATGCAGTATTTTATTTAAAGCCATGAAGCTAAACATGAAATTGGATCTAAAAGCGATCCTTCCATTTATTCTAAAGCGATTTTCCCTGGTGCTCTGGGTGTTTTTAGGCTTGGTAATAATTGCGGAAGCTTTTGTGATTAAATCTTCCATTGCCAAGATGAACAAAGCTCAGGAGCAGT
It encodes:
- a CDS encoding PilN domain-containing protein; protein product: MKHINLLPKHKQTELYYEDLYHSTLVAVIIGVVVLLLGIVAQIFVMVYLNSTESRVSAEVETLKQQTDKTENAELKKQIRLINNQMVDFEKLAANSPKWSRVVSSFAKLVPRGVKINSFKADSKTGKVDITGFSPTRESVIELYNNINSDKEHFKDINYPLENVSKPTDVQFNFTFYIVEGVLMPKPEPVPVDPAAVPAAPAAVPAE
- the pilM gene encoding type IV pilus assembly protein PilM, with the translated sequence MRLNILQKKHHYIGLHINNHAIKALQFDISASKNSVRAYTNVPMPKGMIVNDDFTDVDALAGLIERSLDHPQHGSFSTKRVIVALPESKSFVRIIPMQNMTDSEIGNAILFEAESYIPLPMDQVYYDWQILERKPTGVEVLVIASPRAYVDRYITVLEKAGLKIAGIETEAQSVARALVPTKIKEPILIADIDAFKTALVMVQDGTLQFTSSIPIAGNIFTERLAKAASVAAPEAEKIKRQFGFSNTVEYPNLKLQMLPAMEDLAAEIRNILKFHYDHHETHIGTLLLTGGGAKLQHIGESLEPLLEQYAPLKVLVSNPLEHIPNLHENALGPYEALSFVTAIGLALWEIE
- a CDS encoding DUF4258 domain-containing protein, which translates into the protein MVFLLVSTQLQGIADKAKTTDPCPEPKTSLVSPALLASPALVLAALEGTGESAKMAKQQAISTIKAGYRTLLITRHAAQRMAERGVSREVIALALERGKLFAYKHARGGGLIKIGYYLSDNAFTGAAKGVFVAVDQVHEKVVTVIRGVPVEYIRRLIRVR
- a CDS encoding type II secretion system F family protein — translated: MPKFSYTAVTKDGKRETGEIEAANFLSAGHLLKEKGMIPMELLEKSNFKIGDYFANFSKIALKDKIAFIQNLDLLLKSGVAAPRAMKIISKQTANKKFKKIIDELAAQVEAGKSMHESMAQYPKVFSHIFISMIEVGELSGNLEKSLEYLRIQLQREADLKSKTKGAMMYPAVIVSAMIIIGILLAIFVLPKLTSTFKDFDAELPVLTRVVVSVSDFAAANSVIVLVLMVATVLGVIIGLRTVPGKRLMAFIALKFPMISPIVKKINIARFARILGSLMKSGISVVQGLHVTSEALGNVYYKEVLSATAEDVKLGKPLTDSLAKNEKLFPFLVTQMIAIGEETGSLEQILDQLAEHNEMEIDDTMKNISSIIEPLLLLVIGVVVGFLALALIMPIYNISQSIG
- a CDS encoding type II/IV secretion system protein, giving the protein MITAELNQLLQKKRIVSKTDLGILEKEWQGLKTPMQWEDFLVDKKAVTEDQLLKVKSEEFGVETVDLHDQQITEALLNYVPEPIARRHKVISFAKNKNELSLAMVDPTDLQTKEFIKKKTGLDIKVFLIGKSSLDFGLSKYHNNLEGEIKHMVAEGKKDPGALPEPGELNDDLKKQAEEIPIVRVVDTLLEYAVIEKASDIHIEPQENSVVVRYRIDGVLHDVMTLPKAIQAALVARIKVLANLKIDEHRMPQDGRYKIEKDGYKFSLRISTIPIFDGEKVVMRLLDESSRALSLEALGFLQSQLDIVNRNIHKPHGMMLITGPTGSGKSTSLYAILTILNTKQVNISTIEDPVEYRIAGANQMQVNPKIGLTFAMGLRALLRQDPNIIMIGEIRDQETAEESMHAAMTGHIVLSTLHTNSASAAPPRLIDIGIEPYLIASTLNAIMAQRLVRMICPDCKTEKPVDADIAKSLQKQFNLDALMEVLQKLELANGAKSFEDLKFYEGAGCEKCNKTGYKGRIGVHEIMENTPQIEELIVKRATSQDIEKQAVAQGMITMWQDGFIKAVAGQTTIEEILRVTKE